CCCAGATCGGATTGTCGTTAGCCCGGGCGTTCCCTGGGACTCGCCTGTATTGGTGGAGGCGCGGCAGCGCGGGATCGAAACGGTGGGCGAGATGGAGCTGGCCTGGCGCTACCGCCGCTGCGATCGCTGGGTGGGCATTACCGGCACCAATGGCAAAACCACCACCACAGCCCTTGCAGCCGCCATCTTTCAGGCAGCTGGCCTGCATGCCCCAGCTTGCGGCAATATCGGCTACGCAGCGTGCGAGCTGGCGCTGCCGCCCGAGCGACCGGATTGGGTCGTGGCCGAGATCAGCAGCTACCAGATCGAGTCCTCATGCCAACTGGCGCCCCAAATTGGCATCTGGACGACGTTTAGCGCCGACCACCTGGAACGGCACGGCACGCTCGAGCGCTACTACGCCATCAAAGCCTCGCTGCTGCGGCGCTGCTCTCACCAAGTGCTCAACGGCGACGACCCGCACCTGCGCTGGCTGGGTCCCGAGCAATGGCCGCAGGCCTACTGGACGAGCATTGCCGGGCGCCCGCAGCTACCCGGGGATCCCGCACGCGGCGTTTGGGTGGACGGCGATTGGGTGGTCGCGTTTGGCGAGCCCGTGGTCTCGCTGGATGCCTTTGCCATGGTGGGGGCGCACAACCGGCAGAACCTGCTGCTGGCGGTGGCCGCTGCCCGATTGGCTGGTATTGCCAGCACCACCATTGCCGAGGGTGTGGCTCGGTTCCCCGGCGTTCCCCACCGCTTGGAACGGATCGGTCGCTGCAATGGCGTTGAGTTCATCAACGACAGCAAAGCGACCAACTACGATGCGGCGCAGGTGGGCTTGGCTGCCGTTGCAGCGCCGGCGATCGTCATTGCCGGCGGCGAACCCAAGTCCGGGGATGATGCGGCCTGGCTGGATGCTATTTGTGCCAAGGCAGCAGCCGTCCTGCTGATTGGGGAGGCAACCCCGCAATTGGCCGGACGCTTGCAGCAGTGGGGCTATCGGCACGCTGAAATGGCTGAAACGCTGGAGCGGGCGGTGGAGCGGTCCGAGGTCCTAGCCCGCCAAAAGCAGGCCCGTACGGTCCTGCTGTCGCCAGCCTGCGCCAGCTTCGACCAGTTCCGGGATTTTGAGCAGCGCGGCGATCA
This DNA window, taken from Cyanobacteria bacterium QS_8_64_29, encodes the following:
- a CDS encoding UDP-N-acetylmuramoyl-L-alanine--D-glutamate ligase; the encoded protein is MAHAHVIGLGRSGIAAARVLNHYGWQVSLSDHNANAALQRQQQALAQEGITVRLGETLSLQHQPSPDRIVVSPGVPWDSPVLVEARQRGIETVGEMELAWRYRRCDRWVGITGTNGKTTTTALAAAIFQAAGLHAPACGNIGYAACELALPPERPDWVVAEISSYQIESSCQLAPQIGIWTTFSADHLERHGTLERYYAIKASLLRRCSHQVLNGDDPHLRWLGPEQWPQAYWTSIAGRPQLPGDPARGVWVDGDWVVAFGEPVVSLDAFAMVGAHNRQNLLLAVAAARLAGIASTTIAEGVARFPGVPHRLERIGRCNGVEFINDSKATNYDAAQVGLAAVAAPAIVIAGGEPKSGDDAAWLDAICAKAAAVLLIGEATPQLAGRLQQWGYRHAEMAETLERAVERSEVLARQKQARTVLLSPACASFDQFRDFEQRGDHFRTLCQQLMDATRHPQA